Sequence from the Natronomonas marina genome:
GCCGTCGTGACGGCCCTGCCGGCCTACGGGACGGCACGGTACCTCGGCCACGACGCCGGACTGCTGGCCCGCGTCGGCGACGCCGGCGGCGTCGTCCGCCGGACGACCGGCGACCTCCGCGGCGTCGTCGCCGTCCGCCTGGCGCCGCTGCCGACCGACCCCGTCTCGTACGCCGCCGGTCTCGCCGAGGTTCCGCTTCGCCCCTACGTCGCCGGCACCGCCCTCGGCGAGGCTCCCTGGGTCGTCGCCGGCGTCCTGCTCGGCGCCTCCGCCGGCGAGTTGACGGCTGCCGGCACCGCCGCCGACCCCCTCCTCGTCGTGACGGCCGCCGCACTCGCTGCCCTGCTGGCGCTCTCGGGACCGGCCTACCGCCGGGTCGCCGGCGAACTGGACGAGGTCTGAGCGACGGCGGAGACGGACTCGATCCCGCCGTTCCGGCTACCGACGACTCCCCTGGTGGTCGTCGAGCGTCCCGATAGCCGGCGGGAGCGCGACCGGTTCAGTAGAAGGTGTCGGCGCAGTCGTAGACGACGCCGTGGTTCGGGCAGACGTACTTGCAG
This genomic interval carries:
- a CDS encoding TVP38/TMEM64 family protein yields the protein MKRASLRQLAGIAVVLAVAGVAALTASPEALFAHAERLAERPALFAAVLLCVYLVRPLLAWPISALSILLGYVLGPVAVPVALAGAVVTALPAYGTARYLGHDAGLLARVGDAGGVVRRTTGDLRGVVAVRLAPLPTDPVSYAAGLAEVPLRPYVAGTALGEAPWVVAGVLLGASAGELTAAGTAADPLLVVTAAALAALLALSGPAYRRVAGELDEV
- a CDS encoding HVO_2523 family zinc finger protein — its product is MDETGGRPCPRCEEPLFERHCKYVCPNHGVVYDCADTFY